One part of the Rutidosis leptorrhynchoides isolate AG116_Rl617_1_P2 chromosome 1, CSIRO_AGI_Rlap_v1, whole genome shotgun sequence genome encodes these proteins:
- the LOC139868732 gene encoding transcription factor bHLH62-like has translation MEKDKFFTNEGNGIPQAWNSIFGMGIQGFFNPNGENSMDQRDLFESALSSIVSSPANSIPIPGNGNGNNGESIVLKELIGRLGSICNSGDNNSTNNSCCTTPLNSPPKLNLSITNHHQLPLPNPFPTDPGFVERAARFSTFGEFHHGMGMESEKLSSSQSFKNLGSQFIRPPEENSTKKLGRLSTELEESSVSETETGMKGQMNINGRKRKVIPKGTQSKDENKVVAEVEKVESDVKRSKSNDEKKEKEKVTAEPPKDYIHVRARRGQATDSHSLAERVRREKISERMKFLQDLVPGCNKVTGKAVMLDEIINYVQSLQRQVEFLSMKLATVNPRMDVSMETLLSKDMFRPRVSMPNGLNPFDASQLSFPCALQSQNNGMVHDLSENQFSTNPLMAAMHRNSITKPLSHIDGFGEASTVWENDLQSVVKMAIGQDQPQGFHSQMKVEL, from the exons TTCCATTTTTGGAATGGGAATTCAAGGCTTTTTTAACCCAAATGGTGAGAATTCAATGGACCAAAGAGATCTATTTGAATCTGCTTTGAGTTCAATTGTTTCATCACCAGCCAATTCTATCCCAATTCCAGGAAATGGAAATGGGAATAATGGTGAAAGCATTGTTCTTAAAGAATTGATTGGTAGATTAGGAAGTATATGCAATTCTggtgataataatagtactaacaaTTCTTGTTGCACTACACCATTGAATTCACCTCCAAAACTTAATCTTTCAATAACAAATCACCACCAATTACCATTACCTAATCCATTTCCAACAGATCCTGGATTTGTTGAAAGAGCAGCTAGGTTCTCTACTTTTGGTGAGTTCCATCATGGAATGGGAATGGAATCAGAAAAGTTATCAAGTAGTCAATCTTTTAAAAATCTTGGATCTCAATTTATAAGACCCCCTGAAGAAAATAGTACTAAAAAGTTAGGCAGATTATCAACTGAATTGGAGGAATCATCTGTATCAGAAACTGAAACTGGAATGAAAGGACAAATGAATATTAATGGAAGAAAGAGAAAAGTGATTCCCAAAGGAACACAATCTAAAGATGAAAACAAG GTTGTGGCAGAAGTAGAAAAAGTGGAATCAGATGTAAAAAGGAGCAAATCAAATGAtgaaaaaaaggaaaaagaaaaagtaaCAGCAGAACCACCAAAGGACTATATTCATGTTAGAGCCAGAAGGGGTCAAGCAACTGATAGCCATAGTCTTGCTGAAAGA GTCAGAAGAGAGAAAATTAGTGAGAGGATGAAGTTTCTTCAAGATCTTGTTCCTGGTTGTAACAAG GTCACAGGAAAAGCTGTTATGCTTGATGAGATAATAAACTATGTACAATCATTGCAAAGACAAGTTGAG TTTTTGTCGATGAAATTGGCGACTGTTAATCCTAGGATGGATGTGAGCATGGAAACACTTCTATCTAAAGAT ATGTTTCGGCCTAGAGTATCTATGCCAAATGGCTTGAACCCATTTGATGCCTCACAATTATCATTCCCTTGTGCACTGCAATCTCAAAATAATGGCATGGTTCATGATTTATCTGAAAATCAGTTTTCTACAAATCCTTTAATGGCGGCTATGCACCGTAACTCAATCACGAAGCCTTTATCTCACATTGATGGTTTTGGTGAG GCTTCAACAGTGTGGGAAAATGATCTACAAAGTGTTGTGAAGATGGCAATAGGCCAAGATCAGCCGCAAGGATTTCACA GTCAAATGAAAGTTGAGCTATGA